TGTCGTCCGAAAGTTTGATGAACGCAAACGGGTTGACGTCAGATTCAGAAGAATTCGGCACCACCTTCTTGTACTCTTCCAGATCGGAAATTCCCATCGAGAGCGTGATCGGGATGGTGATATTATCGAAGATGAAGGGTTGGTCGGAGATAATCTTGCGGAGCTTTTCGGCCATTTGACCCGCTTTATGCTTGTCCACTTCGGGCAGCACCAGCGCAAACTCCTCTCCACCGTAGCGAGCGACGATATCGTCTCGGCGAATATGTTCTCTTATGCGCTTTGCGAGTTGGCGCAAGATATGGTCGCCGGCAAGGTGGCCGTACGTGTCATTGATGGGCTTAAAGTGGTCGATATCACACATGATGAGTGAAAGCTCCCGATCGTAGCGAAGCGAGCGGCTCATCTCACGTTCCATCTCTTTCAAGAGGAAGCGCTTATTGTAGACCTGAGTCAAACCGTCAGTCGTGGTCAGCCGGTAAATCTCGTCGTGATACTGAGCCTCCACGTTGGAACCGCTAAGAAACTTGAAGATGGTACGGCCAATCTTAATCTGGTCGCCATCCATGAGCGGTCTTTCAGAAATCGCGACGTCGTTGACGTAGGTCCCGTTCGTGGACTGAAGGTCTCGAGCGACAATCTTATCCCCATAATTCTCGATTGTAGCGTGAGAACGAGAAATCGACTCTTCATCGATTTGGATGTCGACCTTGCTAGAACGGCCGATCACAGTGTGGGCTTGGCCTAACACGTACTTCTTGCCCAAATCGGCACCGTTGATCACCACAAGGCACGCCTCTCTTTTGGCCTGCTCCTGAGGAATCTTCGAGATTACCGTTACAACTGTGCTATCTTTTCCCATCTAAGTGTCACACGCGGGGTGCTGCGAAATCGATCCCTAAAAAGCCATCTGTAATCGTAATACTTTTTTGCATCTTACACCGAGTTATGGCCGAACGCAAAGCGTGACATGCCAAAAGTGGTCTCTGGAAATAATTCGGAAACGTGTAGAATAACGCGGTGGCGTTTGGCGTTTTATCCGCCGAGTGCGGTGAATCATGAGTCTGAAACCAACACAACGCAATTCACATCAGGGGAGTGTGGCGATCGGCTTTGTGCTTTCAGTACTCTTGCACCTGCCGCTCCTGCTACTTACGGGGCGAATGCCGACCAACGTTGAGCCGCTTCAGCCCTCGTCCATTCAAAGTCAAAACTCACTCGCCTTGAGCCTCGTCGAAGAGATTCCAGAGGAAGAAAAAGAAGAGGAAGACCCCACAGGACAGGTGGTCTCATTTGAAAGGCCAGATGTAGAAAAGACGCCTGAGAAAGCGAGATTCATCGACCAATACGAGTCGGAATCAGACCGCGAGCAGGTTCGAAAGGCCCTACCTGGGGCCCCTGAAACTCCCACGCCAAAACCTCAACCAAAGCCGACACCGGACTCTCAGGAAGTCGCTGAAGAACGTGCCGAGGAATCGCCCCGCAGCGCCGAAGACCCAGACCTCCCCTCCCCTTTGGAAAAGTCTGATGGCAAGAGTGAGGCTCGCGAGGCGGCCCAGGCGGCCCAGGAACAAAGGTTGAATCCGCAAGCCCTTTTTCCTCAACTCAACGATTCGCGAATCGTAAATCCGGCCGGTCAAGGCGGCTCAATCGACTACTTGAGAGACGTGGATGAGGGCGAGAAGACGCTTCTCAACAGAAAAACTGAGCGCTACTGGGCATTTTTTGACCGAGTAAAGCTGCAGATCGCGGAAGAATATTCGGCACATAAAGTCTACCAACGCCGAGATCCCACCGGAAATATCTACGGGGTGAAGGACCGATACTCAACGGTTCGCGTCACCTTGAATTCCGATGGAAGTGTACGCCAACTGCACGTGAGCCGGCGTTCTGGCCTTGATTTCTTGGATGACGAAGCCGTCAGATCCGTGCGGGAAGCTGCGCCTTTCCACAACCCGCCCGAAGGTCTTAAGGACCAAGATGGCTTGATTCACTTTACGTTTGGCTTCTATCTAGAGATCACCAACGAGCCCAACTTCCGCATCTTTAGATGAACTAGGCCTCTGTCACCACAATTCTAGAGGCGAGGTTTCGGCTCAGTGGAACGTCCGAATCCTGCACGCGCACGGTCATTTGCCCATCAAAGGGAAGCACATCGATCACTTCGATTGTGGAGTCCGGCACGATGCCGACACTGTTCAGGTGCCTGAGGACATCCGGCGCTTGGTCCAGAACACGGGCTACTCGAACACTCATGCCGGGGACAATCTCATGAAGCGGGATGACGTCGCGATGGTGCACGTGACCATCAGCCGTCGGGATTGGATCCCCATGCGGATCAAATTGCGGGTGGCCGAGGAACGCCTCCATTCGCTCGGCTAGTAGGTCACTGATGGCGTGTTCTAGGGCCTCCGCTTCGTCATGAACTTCGTCCCACGTGTAGCCGAGCGTCTCGACCAAAAACATCTCGATCAAACGGTGCTTTCGAATGACCTGTAAAGCCATTCTGCGCCCAAATTCGCTGAGTAAGGCGCCTCGATACGGTTGATACTCAACAAGCCCTTCAGTCGCCATTGACTGAAGCATACTGGTCACAGACGGCTGTGAGACATCAAGCGCACCAGCGAGCACCTTGGTGCTCACACGATCACCTTCCGCCTGCAAGCTGTAGATGGTCTTGAGATAGTTTTCTACCGATACGGTTGGCATAGTCAGCTCTCAGGTCGGCTCAACTCGTGTCTCTTGGGCTCGGAAGTGCGTTCGAAGCCAATCGATCAACACTCCCGCGAAATAGACTGCACCTTGAACGCTCACAATCGCACCTGCTGTGCTCGTGTTCAAGTACACCGAGACATAGAGTCCGATCAGGGACGTTAGAATCGAGAACACAAACGCCACAAAGATATGGGTCTTCAGCGAGCGTGCCAATAATCTTCCAAAGGCCGCAGGAACGATGAAAAAGGAAATCACCAATATCGCACCGACCGCTTCGAAACTGGCCACAGTGCCCACGGAAACGCTAGACATCAGTCCATAATGAAGCGCGGTGACAGGAATCCCTAGAGACGCCGCAAAACCCGCGTCCATTGCAGAGATCTTGAGCCAGCGGAAGAACACGATCAGTAGGGTTGAGAGAACTATTCCCGAAACCCCAAGGAGCCAAAGCGATTCATCGGTCAGGCCGAGCACGTTTCCAAAGAGGACACAGTCGGTATCGATATGCGCGTTCTTGGCCTGCGTGGACAAGAGAATCACACCGAGCGCAAAAAAGGTGGTGAAGACGATGGCCATCGCGGCATCAGGCCGAACCCAGCGACGAGATGAGAGATTCGAGATCAGCAGAGATGCCAAGACCCCCGCAATGGCTGCCCCGGGTAAGAGCACCCACCCTGAGAGCGACCCCACAGCCAGATAAGCGATGACGATGCCAGGAAGCACGATATGAGACATCGCGTCGGACATAAGACTAAGTCGCTTTAGGTAAAGAAACACCCCGGCAGGAACACACACCACGGATACGAGCAGCAGCGCCAAGGCGGCGCGCCACATGAAAGCTCCCCATGTCCATGGTTCGACTATCCAGTTCATGATCTAAAGCGCCTCAAAGCGAGCGTGAAAGCAAAGATTATTGCGGCAGCGAGGACCATCGCTGGTCCCGTTCCAACACCCGAAAACACAAAGCTCGCCCAGCCACCTATTAGGCCACTGAGTGCTCCTAAGATCGCCGAGACCACAACCGTTGCCTTCAGGCTTAACTTGAGATTCAACGCCGCGCTCGGGGCAATGACCAGCATGGCAGATGCCAGCACAGCACCGACGCTTTGTACGCTGACGACCACGACCAACCCGATCCAAAACATCGTACCCACTCGCAAAAGGTGTGGGTTCCATCCGATCGACGAGCAGAAGTCTGGATCAAAGCTCGAGACTTCAAGGGCTCGCCAGAAGATCACGATAGCCGCTGCGGATGCCACAAACACGCCAAACAACGTGAAGAATTGTGCATTGGTCATTGCAGCTGCGTTTCCAAACAAAAATCCACTCAGACCCGCTTGTGCTCCACTTGGATGAGATTGAGCGTAGGAAATCAGAAGGATCCCGAGCCCAAAATAGAACACCAACGACACTCCAATCGACGCGTCGGTGCTAGACCTTCGTCGACCCTCGAGCAAGCTAATCGTAAGTGTGGCTGCCGCAACGGAGGCGAGCGCCCCGCCATAAATCCAGGGGAGTGACTTAGTTCCTGATACGAGGAAACCCGCGGCCACGCCCGGAAGTGTGGCGTGCCCAGCGGCATCCCCAATCAATGAGAGCCTTCTCAAAACCACGAAGACTCCAAGCAGTGCTGAGGTCAAACCTACAAGCGCGGCTCCAAACGTGGCCCGGAGCCCAAATGAGCTCTCTCCGCCCAAAAGCTCAAGGGTATGGGCGATGACCTCACTCATGGTGCTTCCGGGAAGATCGCCACCCTTCCACCATAGGCGGACTTTACGTTTTGTGCGTTGAACACCTCCGATGTCTCACCACTGGCGACGAGCGTTTGGTTCAAGAGTATTACGCGGTCGAAATACTCTTGAACCGTTTGCAAATCGTGGTGGACGACCAGAACAGTTTTTCCATCTTGGCGAAATTGCTTCAGCACCTTCATCAAAGCGGCTTCGGAAACCGCGTCTACACCTTGGAATGGCTCATCCAAGAGTAGAAGTTCGGCCTCTTGAGCGAGCGCTCTTGCTAGAAAGACCCGCTGGGCTTGGCCGCCCGAGAGCTCACCGATTTGCCGGCTACCCAACTCCCTCAAGCCCATTCGCTCGAGAGCAGACTCAACCTTGGATTCGTCCGATTTTGAGTAGCGGCCAAAGAGTCCTAGATGAGGGTATCTGCCTTGTTTTACGACGTCCTTCACGCTCGCCGGAAAGTCCCAATCCACACTTGAACGTTGAGGCACATAGGCAACTTTCTTCCGTTCGATGGATAGCTTCAAATCGCCAGATGTAGGTTTGAGCACTCCGGCGATGCACTTGATGAGCGTTGATTTTCCAGAACCGTTCGGCCCTAGAATCCCCACGATTTGGTCGCCACCAATCTCAAGGGACACATCCTTCAGCGCAACGATATCATCGTACTTTACCCCCAGACCTGAGACTTCGATCAACATGTTCTTAGGGCAATCCTTGCGTGAAGACCTGTGTCTCTCCGCCAAGAGCGTTTACGATCATGGTGACGTTGGTAGTCACCATGCCTTCGTAGTTCTCCGCTCCGCTATCCTTGACTCCAAGGCTGTCAGAATAGAGCGGCCCCGAAACCTTGACATCAGTCTCCCGAGATACCTGGTCAACCAACCCCGAATTCACCGAGGTTTCTGCAAAAACAGCCGGAATCTCGCGGGCCTTGATGAGCTTTATGACGTTCATCACGTCCCGCTGGCTCGCCTCTTGTTCAGTGCTCACCCCCTGAATTCCAACCACTTCAAACTCATAGGCGCGCCCAAAATAGTGAAAGGCGTCATGAGAAGTCACGAGCACTCGCTTAGAGGTCTGGAGCTGGGCCACCTGTTCTTTGACCCATGTATCCAGGGCTTTGAGGCGGCTTCTATATGCGTTTGCGCGGGCCTCAACCTCGTCTTTAGGTGCGATTTGAAGCTCAACGAGTTGTTTCTCAACCCCAGAGGTAGACGTCGACCACAAACTCACATCGAACCAGAAGTGTGGGTCGATATCGGAATCGATTTTCAGCGGCTCAATGCCACTCGTTGCGACAAATACCCTAGCATCCTTGCCACCCGCGTTTCGAACAAGGTCGTCAATCCATCCCTCCAAACCGAGGCCGTTGGTCACGACGAGCGAGGCACGTGACACGTCTCGGACATCCGCAGGCGTAGGCTGATACAAGTGAGGATCAGCCCCAACGGGTACCAATGAACGCACCTTCACGTCCGGACCGGCGAGCTCTTGCACCATATCGGCAAGCATCGTCGTGGTGGTCACCACCTCATAGGAATCAGCGGGCGTAGATTTAGACTCGCATCCAAGTACAAACACGGAAATCAGAATTGCGATCCATCTCATAAACACTCCATGGCGACCCAAACTATGGCTCGCCGCACGAGAATGAATCTAGGCAAATAAAATATTTAGGCAAGTCTAATTTTGTGCCGATTTTGCCATCTTTGCACTGCAAGGCTGACTTCAGGGTCCTGTGGATACGCCAGATTTAAGCCTGAAAGAATGTCTTCCAGGTCTAGACTTGAAGCCACACTTGCGCGCTCACCCACGGTTGAAGGGGTCAATTCGTCGGCACGCCTAAACATCTCGCGCCGCGACCACGTTATGGTTTGGGAGCCCAAGACAAACGCCAATTCGTCCCAAAAGAGTGAGATGGGGTACCAAGACCGACCATCCGCTTGTTTTCTCATCTCAACTTGGTCAGGCACCACGCCACTTAGCGCAGGGTCGCGCAGCCTGAACGCCCATGCTTCCTCGTCCAGGGCAATGAAAACGGCTGCACGGCGTGATTCTTCGAGGCGAGAAAGCAAATGTTGGTGCGGTGTAGCCTCGGTATTTCCCACCATCGTACCAATCGCGACGACGAGGTCAGCATCAGGTAATGAAATCTCGCGAAAATCCCGTCTAATCAGCTCCGCATTCTCAAAATCCGTCCAGGGATGAGGGAAAGACTCCACGGCGATGTAGCGCCCTTGCCATCCACACGCGCGCAGATAACGTCCCAGGTGACCATCACCCGCCCCTAGATCAAGGAGAGACTCATGAGGCTTGATGAGATGGCGGACGACCTCGAACCGAATGTGCCTTTCGAGCGCATTTCGCCAACCCATCTTTCGCGCAGGCACCCCACTCAAGGATTCATAATAAGGTTCAGACAGTTTCATGCGTGAAAAGGTCCGTGACCCTGATGGCTAGAGTTTCGCGATTCGCGCCGTGCGCAAATTCACGAGCCAACTTGAGGGAGGCAGAAAGGTCCGGGTCGGTACTCTCCACTGAACTTCCGAGCGGCTCGAGCTCCAGAACTTTCTCTTCGAATTTGTTCCACTTACCTTCAGCGGCAAGGCAAGCCAACATGTGGACGATGGCCGTGGCAAGGTGGCCAAGTTGCCGACTCGACTTGAAGTAGGTGTAGCACTGGTCAAAGATTCGCAAGGCTTCCGAGAATCTCGCATAATCTCTCAGTATCAGTCCAAGCGTCAGTCTCGAAACCATGCTCTCGTCCGAACCAATTGACTCGAACAACTCGATGGACTGCATACAATAGGTCAGCGCTTGGTCGTAATCTTGGTCATGCCGAGCCAACTCTGCCATGTCATTTAGGCAATCTGCCTGACCCGCACGATTTCCAAGTTCTTGGTAGTGCTGCATAGCCTGATTCGCGAAGTTCCGCGCGGTGTGTAGATATCCCTGACCTCGCGCAGCATCGCCGAGCGCATTCAGGGCCCGCGCGACCCCGTTTAGATTTCCTTTTGCCGCAAAGGTCATCCGCGATTCTTCAAAAAAGGTCTCAGCTTTCTTCAAGTCGCCCATAGCCTCACAGGTCCGGCCAATGCCAAGTATCGCGCGCCCTACCCCATCCACGTCATTCGCGGCCGTAAACGCCTCAAGGGCGCGTTCGAAGAGCCTCAGCGCATCTTTATAGGACCCGTGGGCGAGCTTGCCCTGGGCTTCAATCTCGAGCGCGTCTCGGAGGATCTTTGGCCAATTGTGTTTGCGAGCCTCGATCGACGCCATCTGAGCAAGCCTTGAGGCCTCGTCGAAGTGCGCGCGGTAAAGGTTTGCGCGTGCTGCAATGACTTGAGCACGACCGAAAATCAGGGATTCTCGATCCAGACCAATCTGATGGGCTGTTTGATAGGTCTTTCGGATGTGCTCTTCTGCACGGGCAAAATCGCACATCTCCACTCGAATATCGGCCGCCTCAAGCCTGTATCCAAGGGATGCCTCCCCCTCGTCGGCCTCGGCGAGGAAGTTTGCCATCCTCTCGGAAAATGGGAACTCGTGACGCGTGTAGAGGTTGAGAAGCATTTCTGAACACGCAGCGTTTACAGCTTCCCATCGGTCGTTTTGTTTGGACCAGAGCTCCACAGATTCCCGAAGTAAACCGTGCACAAAGCTCCAGCCATCGTCCCCGAGCTGAATCAAATCATGGGCAACTAACGTGTCCAAGAGATGAGGTTCAACATCGAGCTGCGCCAATTTGCACGCCTTCTGCCATTCGCGATTAGAGACCTCGCGGCCCAACGCCGCTGCGATCTCGAGCGCAATCCTCGAAGCCGATGTGTGCCCAGCGAGTGCGCGTTTGAGCCGGCTAGCCCAGAGTTCGAAGATATTGTTCGGAAGCTCAAGCTTTTCGCCGTGTTTGAGCACAAAGCCAGACTTGCCGAGCTGGAGCTTCGCGCTTTGGACCAGCTCTGTGACGAGCTGCACCGCGAAAAGGGGATTGCCACCGGAACGCTCCTCGACTTCGTCCGCGAGTGCGCCATCCAGACCAAGCATTTCACGCACGAGATTGTCGATCTCGAGCTCATCGAGCGGAGGTACCTCCAGATCCAACGTGGTCGGCCTTCGTTTAATCTCATCGATAAGGGATGCCTCAACCGGCTCTTGATCAATGAGGTCTTGCCGAAGCGTAAGCACAAAGAGAACTGGTAGTTCGCGCGGTCTGTCGAGAATCCAATTTAAGAAACCAAGCGCATCAGCACCCCATTGCACGTCATCAAGCACCACGACCAGAGGACGCTTGTCGGCCACAGCCTCTAGATATCTAAGCATCAAGGCATATCGCTGGTCCGAGCGGGTCATCCTCTCGCTCGAAACATCCTCGGCCTGCCCCATCAAAACGATTTCGGCAAATTTGGAATCGCGAAGCTCGGATGTCTCAGTTTCACGCATGAGCACTTGATTGACGCGTTCACAGAGTTCGTCCTCAAAAAGGCCGACGCATCTCATATGGCTCGAGAACATGCGTCTCAATCCGTCCATCTCCCCAGCGTTGGTGCCATGGTTAGCGACCATGAAGTTCGCCGCGCCGAGTTCTTGAGCACGTTTGGCAAGCCAGGTTGCGAGTCTGCTCTTCCCGGCACCTGGTCCACCGCGCAGAAGAACCGTTTGAGGCGTTCTGGTTTCGCGGGCGCGTCTGAGGGCTGCCCAGAGCTGATTTCGCTTGGTTTCCCTTCCGACCATTGGCAGTGCACGAATCCCGAAAAGGCCAAGACCCACGCCATAGAGCTGCGGCAAGGAGTACTGCGTATGGTTGGACTGCCACTTGGTGGGCATCGGGGGCAGCAGACGACGAATCCCACGTGCGTCCAGGTCGGTGAGAGCCTCGTTGAGGTGCGCGGCGAGCGCTGTAGTCTCGCGGATTTTGTTGTCTTGCAGGACCTGAGTGGTTTGAGGCCGGTCCATGATCGTACGTTCTAGCTCGTCCCAACTCCACTCCTCCTCAGGGTCTTCGGTGGGTGCGGTCGTTGGCCCCTTCACAGGCAACAACGTCACGGTCTTTCGTTTCCTAGACGCAGGAGGAGCCTCCATCAAGCGCAACATATGGGCCGCGTCAGCCGCCAACTGAAATCTGTCTTCTGGGGACTTCTGAAGCAGACGCATGACCCACGGCTCGAACTCCTCGGGCACCGGGATTCGAGGCTTGATGGGCCTTGGCACCTCGAGGGCATGCGCACGTGCGAAGGCGCTGGAAGACGCCTCGACAAAGGGCGGTTCCCCATCCACGAGTTCAAACGCCATACAACCAAGCGCATAGAGGTCCGTCCACGGCCCGTAGTCTCGCCAGGTACCCCGGAACTGTTCGGGCGCCATATAATGAGGTGTTCCCCAGCCCTGCTCTACACTTCCCGCCCGTTCGAAGCTCTCAGCAAGCCTTGCCAAACCGAAGTCCGTCAGCTTGATTCCAGGGGCCTGAGTACCGCACCCAACCAGCACGTTCGCGGGTTTGAGGTCTCGGTGAATGATTCCCTCGGCGTGGGCATGCGCGAGCGCTTCGAGCACAGTGAGGAGCGAAATCCGAATCTCATCCCAACCAAGCACGGCTTGATATTTTCGAAGGGAGCCACGAAGCGCGAGCTCCATCGCGATGTACGGACTCCCAGACACGAGTTTTCCACCGGAAGCCTCCTCGGCCTCGAGGTCGATGGCGCCGTATTCAAGGGGCGCGACAATCCCCGGGTGGTGTAGCGCTGCAACGGCCCGGACTTCGTTTCTAAAACTATCTAAATACGAGTCTTTCCGGGCACCTTCGGCAGTCACGACCTTGATGGCCACCGGCATACCCTCGGCGATATGGAGGCCAGACCAGACCTCTCCCATGCCACCGCGTCCAATGACGTGGCGCAACTCGAACGGGCCGAGTGGGATGGGTTTATTCACGGAACCTCCAAGGCAAAGCGCGAGGATCGTAGCGCCTGTGCGTCAACATCGCAATGGATCTTGCAAGGCCTCGCGATCAACGATAGATGCTCAATGGCCCGCGAACTCGCACCCAGGCAAGGTTATGCCAAAGCGTACTGACATAAAAACCATTTGCATTCTGGGCTCCGGTCCGATCGTCATCGGTCAGGCATGCGAGTTCGACTACTCGGGAACTCAAGCGATCCGCGCACTTAAGGCCGAAGGATACCGAGTTGTGCTGGTGAACTCGAATCCCGCCACGATCATGACTGATCCTGAGATGGCCGACGCCACTTATGTAGAGCCCTTGACCGTGGAGTTTGTGACTCGGGTACTCGAAAAAGAGCGGCCTGATGCCCTGCTCCCAACGATGGGCGGCCAGACGGCCTTGAATCTCGGCCTCAAACTGGCAGAAAAAGGCATTTTGGAGAGGCTCGGCGTAGAGATGGTGGGTGTGCGGCCAGACGTCATCGAGAAAGCTGAAGACCGAGAAAAATTCTTCGATGTGATGCAGTCCATCGACATTGAGCAGCCTCGTTCAGGGGTCGCAAGATCCATGGACGACGCGTGGAAGATCCTTGAACGTACAGGGTTTCCTGCCATTTTGCGCCCCAGCTTCACCATGGGCGGTGTGGGCGGAAATATCGCGTACAACCGTGCTGAGTTCGAAGAGTTTGTGAAGTGGGCGCTTCGTCAAAGCCCCACTGCTGAGGTCTTGATCGACGAAAGTTTGATTGGTTGGAAGGAGTTTGAGCTCGAGGTGATGCGGGATCGCAACGATAACGTGATGATCATCTGCGGCATTGAGAACCTCGACGCGCTCGGTGTTCACACCGGAGATTCCATCACGGTCGCCCCGATTCAGACGCTCTCGGACAGCGAGTATCACGCGATGCGAGACGATGCGCTCCGCATCATTCGAGCAATCGGCGTTGAGACCGGCGGCTGCAATATTCAGTTTGCGGTGGACACAAAGACAGGTCGACGCGTCGTCATCGAGATGAACCCGCGCGTCTCACGCTCTTCGGCGCTCGCCTCCAAGGCTACGGGCTATCCGATTGCCAAGGTCGCCGCGCTTCTGGCCGTCGGATACACGCTCGACGAGGTCAAAAACGACATCACAGGCACCTCGGCTGCGTTTGAACCGGTCTTGGACTACGTGGTTGTGAAGTGGCCGCGTTTTGCGTTTGAGAAATTCCCGGGCACCTCGAAGCGTCTCACGACGCAGATGAAGTCCGTGGGGGAAGCGATGGCCATTGCCCGAACTTTCCCCGAGGCTCTGCTCAAGGCGGCTCGAAGCCTCGAAACGGGCGCTTACGGGCTCTCTCCGGCGACTGAAGTGCCAGAAGGTGTGGAACTTGGGGATTATTTCGGCCCGCTCTTGAGCGCCCCGACACCTCAGCGTCCGTGGCACGTGATGGACGCACTGCGTGCGGGTCTGGGCATTGACTTCATCTACGAGAAGACTGGGTTTGACCCTTGGTTCTTGCAGCAGATGGCCTCGATTGTAGCGGCGGAAGATGGACTGAAAAAGGAACTCAGCGCTGCCACGATCAAACGAGCAAAGGTGCTCGGGCTCGATGACCGAGCGATTGCTGAGGTCACAGGCAAAACCGCGGCTGAGATACGGAGCCTTAGGCTTTCGCATGAGATCCGCCCTGTCTTCAAACAGGTGGACACGTGTGCTGGAGAGTTCGCTGCAATCACCTCGTACTTCTACTCTACGTTTGAATCTGGCGAGAACGAAGCGCTCACAGATGACGAACGTCCGATCATGATACTTGGAGGCGGTCCCAACCGCATTGGTCAGGGCATCGAGTTCGACTATTGCGCCGTCCATGCCTGCATGGCGCTGCGCAAGCAGGGATATCGAACGATCATGGTCAATTGTAATCCTGAGACCGTGAGTACGGATTACGATATTGCGGACCGTCTCTATTTCGAGCCTCTCACCTTCGAAACGGTGATGGCCATTGTGGAGAATGAGAATCCACGCGGCGTGATTCTGCAGTTCGGAGGACAGACACCGCTCAAGCTCGCGGAACCACTCGCGGCACACGGCGTGCCAATCCTCGGCACCTCCCACGACACTATCGATCTGACCGAGGATCGCGAGCGATTCAACGTGATCGTTGAAAAACTGGGGCTCTTGCAACCCGCCGGTTCGACAGCCCAAACGTTGGCCGAAGCGACGAAAGTTGCGGAGGGTATCGGCTATCCAGTGCTCGTCAGACCGAGCTACGTCCTTGGTGGGTTGGCCATGCAAGTGGTCTACAACGAAGACGAGATGAGGGATGTGTTCGAACGCGCCAGGGTGGAGTCACACGGAAAAGGTGTGCTCATCGACAAGTTCCTCGACGACGCCATTGAAGTCGACGTGGATTGCATCTGTGACGGCGAGCACGCCGTGATAGGTGGCGTCATGGAGCATATTGAGGAAGCAGGTGTTCACTCTGGAGACTCGGCATGTGTCACGCCACCTCATCACCTTTCAGAAGCCGTTCTTCGGGTCATCCGAGAGCAAACCCTCGCTTTGGCTCGGGAGCTCAAAATCGTCGGTCTCATGAACGTTCAGTACGCCGTTCAAGATCGACGCGTCTTCATCCTTGAAGTCAACCCTCGAGCGAGTCGTACGGTCCCATTCATCTCGAAGTCTATCGGGCACCCCTTGGCTGGATACGCCGCTAGGATCATGCTCGGCGAGACCTTGAATGATATTGGCTTCACCAAAGAGATTG
This Microvenator marinus DNA region includes the following protein-coding sequences:
- a CDS encoding GGDEF domain-containing protein, whose protein sequence is MGKDSTVVTVISKIPQEQAKREACLVVINGADLGKKYVLGQAHTVIGRSSKVDIQIDEESISRSHATIENYGDKIVARDLQSTNGTYVNDVAISERPLMDGDQIKIGRTIFKFLSGSNVEAQYHDEIYRLTTTDGLTQVYNKRFLLKEMEREMSRSLRYDRELSLIMCDIDHFKPINDTYGHLAGDHILRQLAKRIREHIRRDDIVARYGGEEFALVLPEVDKHKAGQMAEKLRKIISDQPFIFDNITIPITLSMGISDLEEYKKVVPNSSESDVNPFAFIKLSDDRLYQAKQSGRNRIVIG
- a CDS encoding class I SAM-dependent methyltransferase, yielding MKLSEPYYESLSGVPARKMGWRNALERHIRFEVVRHLIKPHESLLDLGAGDGHLGRYLRACGWQGRYIAVESFPHPWTDFENAELIRRDFREISLPDADLVVAIGTMVGNTEATPHQHLLSRLEESRRAAVFIALDEEAWAFRLRDPALSGVVPDQVEMRKQADGRSWYPISLFWDELAFVLGSQTITWSRREMFRRADELTPSTVGERASVASSLDLEDILSGLNLAYPQDPEVSLAVQRWQNRHKIRLA
- a CDS encoding metal ABC transporter substrate-binding protein translates to MRWIAILISVFVLGCESKSTPADSYEVVTTTTMLADMVQELAGPDVKVRSLVPVGADPHLYQPTPADVRDVSRASLVVTNGLGLEGWIDDLVRNAGGKDARVFVATSGIEPLKIDSDIDPHFWFDVSLWSTSTSGVEKQLVELQIAPKDEVEARANAYRSRLKALDTWVKEQVAQLQTSKRVLVTSHDAFHYFGRAYEFEVVGIQGVSTEQEASQRDVMNVIKLIKAREIPAVFAETSVNSGLVDQVSRETDVKVSGPLYSDSLGVKDSGAENYEGMVTTNVTMIVNALGGETQVFTQGLP
- a CDS encoding metal-dependent transcriptional regulator, which encodes MPTVSVENYLKTIYSLQAEGDRVSTKVLAGALDVSQPSVTSMLQSMATEGLVEYQPYRGALLSEFGRRMALQVIRKHRLIEMFLVETLGYTWDEVHDEAEALEHAISDLLAERMEAFLGHPQFDPHGDPIPTADGHVHHRDVIPLHEIVPGMSVRVARVLDQAPDVLRHLNSVGIVPDSTIEVIDVLPFDGQMTVRVQDSDVPLSRNLASRIVVTEA
- a CDS encoding energy transducer TonB, which encodes MSLKPTQRNSHQGSVAIGFVLSVLLHLPLLLLTGRMPTNVEPLQPSSIQSQNSLALSLVEEIPEEEKEEEDPTGQVVSFERPDVEKTPEKARFIDQYESESDREQVRKALPGAPETPTPKPQPKPTPDSQEVAEERAEESPRSAEDPDLPSPLEKSDGKSEAREAAQAAQEQRLNPQALFPQLNDSRIVNPAGQGGSIDYLRDVDEGEKTLLNRKTERYWAFFDRVKLQIAEEYSAHKVYQRRDPTGNIYGVKDRYSTVRVTLNSDGSVRQLHVSRRSGLDFLDDEAVRSVREAAPFHNPPEGLKDQDGLIHFTFGFYLEITNEPNFRIFR
- a CDS encoding metal ABC transporter permease, with translation MSEVIAHTLELLGGESSFGLRATFGAALVGLTSALLGVFVVLRRLSLIGDAAGHATLPGVAAGFLVSGTKSLPWIYGGALASVAAATLTISLLEGRRRSSTDASIGVSLVFYFGLGILLISYAQSHPSGAQAGLSGFLFGNAAAMTNAQFFTLFGVFVASAAAIVIFWRALEVSSFDPDFCSSIGWNPHLLRVGTMFWIGLVVVVSVQSVGAVLASAMLVIAPSAALNLKLSLKATVVVSAILGALSGLIGGWASFVFSGVGTGPAMVLAAAIIFAFTLALRRFRS
- a CDS encoding metal ABC transporter permease; this translates as MNWIVEPWTWGAFMWRAALALLLVSVVCVPAGVFLYLKRLSLMSDAMSHIVLPGIVIAYLAVGSLSGWVLLPGAAIAGVLASLLISNLSSRRWVRPDAAMAIVFTTFFALGVILLSTQAKNAHIDTDCVLFGNVLGLTDESLWLLGVSGIVLSTLLIVFFRWLKISAMDAGFAASLGIPVTALHYGLMSSVSVGTVASFEAVGAILVISFFIVPAAFGRLLARSLKTHIFVAFVFSILTSLIGLYVSVYLNTSTAGAIVSVQGAVYFAGVLIDWLRTHFRAQETRVEPT
- the aztA gene encoding zinc ABC transporter ATP-binding protein AztA; its protein translation is MLIEVSGLGVKYDDIVALKDVSLEIGGDQIVGILGPNGSGKSTLIKCIAGVLKPTSGDLKLSIERKKVAYVPQRSSVDWDFPASVKDVVKQGRYPHLGLFGRYSKSDESKVESALERMGLRELGSRQIGELSGGQAQRVFLARALAQEAELLLLDEPFQGVDAVSEAALMKVLKQFRQDGKTVLVVHHDLQTVQEYFDRVILLNQTLVASGETSEVFNAQNVKSAYGGRVAIFPEAP